The proteins below are encoded in one region of Dioscorea cayenensis subsp. rotundata cultivar TDr96_F1 chromosome 18, TDr96_F1_v2_PseudoChromosome.rev07_lg8_w22 25.fasta, whole genome shotgun sequence:
- the LOC120281639 gene encoding ubiquitin carboxyl-terminal hydrolase 26 isoform X1: MSRPNTRSKNKRHRTETTDDPSSEILRKIHLTGELSESDISQLYSLWKPTCHGCRVNLKDSPNCFCGLIPPPNGTRKTGLWQKMSDLIVSLGPDPSKDLRSSNDTPAGLTNLGATCYANSILQCLYMNTLFRAGIFSVEPEILKRHPVLDQLARLFAQLHSSKMAFIDSAPFIKTLELDNGVQQDSHEFLTLFLSLLEHSLNQSKGSTAKTIVQDLFRGSVSNLTRCSVCGKDSEASSKTEDFYELELNIKGLNSLDESLDDYLSLEQLHGENQYFCESCGMRVDATRCIKLRSLPPVLNFQLKRYVFLPKTTTKKKITSAFSFPRIIDMGKKAQNPPESDLIYELSAILIHKGTAVNSGHYVAHIKDENSGQWWEFDDEHVSKLGFHPFGENSSKSSKKLETLQSVDCPVKDEHVVNGGHADTGRLSVSGSNLFAHEEIFSSTDAYMLMYNRININGCEVKSHRTCRVDDMGLNAKSSALPLHLSEEIQELNTSYDTACKEYQAKKDSQVAYISERREEVKSFLSEAPVKPLEEPYCWISTEWLRQWSDTIAPSSIDNSVIQCSHGKVPITKVTQMKRLSKTIWQKLLSKYGGGPTLTNGDYCIDCIKERAGTSVSADDYRERRASFRELAEACLAGNQPNSSYFVSKTWLVHWLRRKNADCPSDADAGPTSSLRCPHGDLLPEQAAGAKRVVVPESLWLFFYETACSVNPDDLLGCFAFPSDSVPCEICSRDLSEVACLEGSIRAAKLRQRQNHEKLIQGKSFALNPGSKYFLIPSWWLAKWRAYLNATGKNTSYSLEPESLEVIIDSLICKQHSRLLEKPLELVCKRGVINQRVSTTDGLTIIPESDWKLFCEEWNLPETKGISAEITLTNSSSSGLLGSCKETPISDEDLKHSIDESNDELEAREPFIITIPEICESCIGEKESCELMRKLNYSEGDICVHLVRGKEVPRSILEASCAASEPDRRTSKRSRKTSFGNSINLNVSATTSIYQLKMMIWEAFGTTWVIDSLRKPTNVVKENQKLHKGSVEIEGDTATLADKNIFPGDVLWVRDTEIHENRDIADELSEQKTEAQLVEEGFRGTLLISDVYIQDT, from the exons ATGAGTAGACCAAACACTCGCAGTAAGAACAAAAGGCATAGAACTGAGACTACTGACGATCCCTCTTCTGAAATTCTGAG GAAAATTCACTTGACTGGTGAGTTATCTGAAAGTGATATATCTCAGCTGTATTCTCTTTGGAAGCCAACTTGTCATGGTTGTCGTGTGAATTTAAAAGACTCTCCTAATTGCTTTTGTGGGCTTATTCCACCACCAAATGGAACCAGAAAGACTGGTTTATGGCAAAAGATGTCAGACCTTATTGTTTCCCTTGGTCCAGATCCTTCTAAGGATCTTCGTTCTTCAAATGATACACCTGCAGGATTAACTAATCTGGGAGCAACCTGCTATGCCAACAGCATACTTCAGTGTCTTTATATGAACACATTATTCAGGGCAGGCATTTTTTCTGTTGAACCGGAAATTTTGAAGCGTCATCCTGTTTTAGACCAGCTTGCACGGCTTTTTGCGCAGCTGCACTCAAGCAAAATGGCTTTTATCGATTCTGCTCCATTCATCAAGACGTTAGAGTTGGACAATGGTGTTCAACAGGATAGCCATGAATTCCTCACATTATTTCTTTCCTTGCTCGAACATTCTCTTAATCAATCTAAAGGCTCTACTGCTAAAACAATTGTGCAAGATTTATTTCGTGGAAGTGTATCAAATTTGACCAG gtGCTCAGTTTGTGGAAAAGATTCTGAAGCATCTTCAAAGACTGAAGACTTTTATGAACTTGAGCTGAACATCAAAGGCTTAAACAGCCTAGATGAAAGTCTAGATGATTATCTTAGTTTGGAACAGCTGCATGGGGAAAATCAGTATTTCTGTGAATCATGTGGCATGCGAGTTGATGCTACTCGTTGTATAAAACTTCGATCACTTCCTCCAGTGCTTAATTTCCAGCTAAAACGCTATGTTTTTCTCCCAAAG ACAacgacaaagaaaaaaattacttcgGCATTCAGTTTTCCTAGAATCATAGATATGGGAAAGAAAGCACAGAACCCTCCAGAATCAGATCTAATTTATGAACTGTCAGCCATACTGATTCACAAGGGTACCGCTGTAAATAGTGGACATTATGTGGCACATATTAAGGATGAAAATAGTGGCCAGTGGTGGGAATTTGATGATGAACATGTTTCTAAGTTAGGTTTCCACCCATTCGGGGAGAACTCCTCAAAGTCGTCTAAGAAACTTGAGACATTGCAATCGGTTGATTGTCCTGTAAAGGATGAACATGTTGTCAATGGTGGCCATGCGGATACTGGCCGGTTGTCAGTTTCTGGTTCCAATTTGTTTGCCCATGAGGAGATCTTCTCTTCCACTGATGCGTATATGTTGATGTATAATCGCATAAACATCAATGGTTGTGAGGTGAAATCTCATAGGACTTGTAGGGTTGATGATATGGGTTTGAACGCAAAGAGCTCTGCTCTTCCCCTTCATTTGTCAGAAGAAATACAAGAGTTAAATACATCATATGACACTGCTTGCAAAGAATATCAGGCAAAAAAGGACAGCCAGGTTGCTTATATATCAGAACGGCGGGAAGAGGTTAAATCATTTCTTTCTGAAGCTCCCGTTAAGCCACTTGAAGAGCCATACTGCTGGATTTCAACTGAGTGGCTTCGTCAATGGTCTGATACTATTGCACCTTC CTCCATTGACAATAGTGTGATTCAGTGTTCACATGGAAAAGTTCCAATTACAAAGGTCACTCAAATGAAGCGATTGTCGAAAACCATCTGGCAGAAATTGCTCTCCAAG TATGGTGGCGGTCCGACTTTGACCAATGGTGACTACTGCATTGATTGTATCAAAGAAAGGGCTGGGACCTCAGTTTCGGCAGATGATTACAGAGAACGAAGGGCTTCCTTCAGGGAACTAGCAGAGGCTTGCCTTGCTGGAAATCAACCCAATTCTTCATATTTTGTGTCCAAGACATG GTTGGTGCACTGGCTGCGAAGGAAAAATGCTGATTGTCCTTCTGACGCTGATGCTGGACCAACGTCTTCACTGAGATGCCCCCATGGTGACCTTCTTCCTGAGCAAGCTGCTGGGGCAAAGCGAGTGGTGGTGCCTGAAAGTCTCTGGCTGTTCTTCTATGAAACTGCTTGTTCAGTAAACCCTGATGATTTATTGGGTTGCTTTGCCTTCCCTTCTGATTCTGTTCCATGTGAAATTTGTAGCCGGGACCTGTCAGAGGTTGCCTGCTTGGAGGGTAGTATTAG AGCAGCTAAACTTCGACAACGGCAGAATCATGAAAAGTTAATACAAGGGAAAAGTTTTGCACTCAATCCTGGTAGCAAGTACTTCTTGATTCCCTCTTGGTGGTTAGCTAAATGGAGAGCATATTTGAATGCAACTGGGAAAAATACGTCTTATTCCCTAGAACCTGAAAGTTTAGAAGTGATTATAGACTCACTTATCTGTAAGCAG CACTCACGGTTACTGGAAAAGCCTCTTGAGTTGGTTTGCAAACGTGGGGTGATTAATCAGAGGGTCTCAACT ACTGATGGGCTGACCATTATTCCAGAGAGTGATTGGAAGCTATTTTGTGAAGAGTGGAATCTTCCAGAGACAAAAGGCATAAGTGCTGAAATTACTTTAACCAACAGCTCATCAAGTGGATTACTTGGATCTTGCAAAGAGACGCCAATATCAGATGAAGACTTGAAGCATTCAATTGATGAATCAAATGATGAGCTAGAGGCTAGAGAACCTTTTATCATAACCATTCCAGAG ATATGTGAATCCTGCATCggagaaaaagaaagttgtGAATTAATGCGAAAGCTCAACTACTCTGAAGGAGACATATGTGTTCACCTAGTCCGTGGCAAGGAAGTTCCTCGTTCAATTTTAGAAGCATCATGTGCTGCCTCTGAGCCAGATCGTCGCACTTCTAAGAGATCAAGGAAAACATCATTTGGCAACTCAATCAATCTCAATGTCTCTGCCACCACATCTATTTACCAGCTCAAGATGATGATATGGGAAGCTTTTGGG ACTACATGGGTGATCGATTCCTTGAGAAAACCTACAAAT GTTGTGAAGGAAAACCAAAAGCTTCATAAAGGCTCTGTAGAGATTGAGGGTGATACTGCTACTCTTGcggataaaaatatttttcccgGAGATGTTCTTTGGGTTAGAGACACCGAGATCCATGAGAATCGTGATATAGCTG ATGAACTTTCGGAACAAAAAACAGAGGCACAACTGGTTGAAGAAGGTTTTCGTGGGACTCTACTTATATCAGATGTGTACATTCAG gaTACATGA
- the LOC120281639 gene encoding ubiquitin carboxyl-terminal hydrolase 26 isoform X2: protein MSRPNTRSKNKRHRTETTDDPSSEILRKIHLTGELSESDISQLYSLWKPTCHGCRVNLKDSPNCFCGLIPPPNGTRKTGLWQKMSDLIVSLGPDPSKDLRSSNDTPAGLTNLGATCYANSILQCLYMNTLFRAGIFSVEPEILKRHPVLDQLARLFAQLHSSKMAFIDSAPFIKTLELDNGVQQDSHEFLTLFLSLLEHSLNQSKGSTAKTIVQDLFRGSVSNLTRCSVCGKDSEASSKTEDFYELELNIKGLNSLDESLDDYLSLEQLHGENQYFCESCGMRVDATRCIKLRSLPPVLNFQLKRYVFLPKTTTKKKITSAFSFPRIIDMGKKAQNPPESDLIYELSAILIHKGTAVNSGHYVAHIKDENSGQWWEFDDEHVSKLGFHPFGENSSKSSKKLETLQSVDCPVKDEHVVNGGHADTGRLSVSGSNLFAHEEIFSSTDAYMLMYNRININGCEVKSHRTCRVDDMGLNAKSSALPLHLSEEIQELNTSYDTACKEYQAKKDSQVAYISERREEVKSFLSEAPVKPLEEPYCWISTEWLRQWSDTIAPSSIDNSVIQCSHGKVPITKVTQMKRLSKTIWQKLLSKYGGGPTLTNGDYCIDCIKERAGTSVSADDYRERRASFRELAEACLAGNQPNSSYFVSKTWLVHWLRRKNADCPSDADAGPTSSLRCPHGDLLPEQAAGAKRVVVPESLWLFFYETACSVNPDDLLGCFAFPSDSVPCEICSRDLSEVACLEGSIRAAKLRQRQNHEKLIQGKSFALNPGSKYFLIPSWWLAKWRAYLNATGKNTSYSLEPESLEVIIDSLICKQHSRLLEKPLELVCKRGVINQRVSTTDGLTIIPESDWKLFCEEWNLPETKGISAEITLTNSSSSGLLGSCKETPISDEDLKHSIDESNDELEAREPFIITIPEICESCIGEKESCELMRKLNYSEGDICVHLVRGKEVPRSILEASCAASEPDRRTSKRSRKTSFGNSINLNVSATTSIYQLKMMIWEAFGVVKENQKLHKGSVEIEGDTATLADKNIFPGDVLWVRDTEIHENRDIADELSEQKTEAQLVEEGFRGTLLISDVYIQDT, encoded by the exons ATGAGTAGACCAAACACTCGCAGTAAGAACAAAAGGCATAGAACTGAGACTACTGACGATCCCTCTTCTGAAATTCTGAG GAAAATTCACTTGACTGGTGAGTTATCTGAAAGTGATATATCTCAGCTGTATTCTCTTTGGAAGCCAACTTGTCATGGTTGTCGTGTGAATTTAAAAGACTCTCCTAATTGCTTTTGTGGGCTTATTCCACCACCAAATGGAACCAGAAAGACTGGTTTATGGCAAAAGATGTCAGACCTTATTGTTTCCCTTGGTCCAGATCCTTCTAAGGATCTTCGTTCTTCAAATGATACACCTGCAGGATTAACTAATCTGGGAGCAACCTGCTATGCCAACAGCATACTTCAGTGTCTTTATATGAACACATTATTCAGGGCAGGCATTTTTTCTGTTGAACCGGAAATTTTGAAGCGTCATCCTGTTTTAGACCAGCTTGCACGGCTTTTTGCGCAGCTGCACTCAAGCAAAATGGCTTTTATCGATTCTGCTCCATTCATCAAGACGTTAGAGTTGGACAATGGTGTTCAACAGGATAGCCATGAATTCCTCACATTATTTCTTTCCTTGCTCGAACATTCTCTTAATCAATCTAAAGGCTCTACTGCTAAAACAATTGTGCAAGATTTATTTCGTGGAAGTGTATCAAATTTGACCAG gtGCTCAGTTTGTGGAAAAGATTCTGAAGCATCTTCAAAGACTGAAGACTTTTATGAACTTGAGCTGAACATCAAAGGCTTAAACAGCCTAGATGAAAGTCTAGATGATTATCTTAGTTTGGAACAGCTGCATGGGGAAAATCAGTATTTCTGTGAATCATGTGGCATGCGAGTTGATGCTACTCGTTGTATAAAACTTCGATCACTTCCTCCAGTGCTTAATTTCCAGCTAAAACGCTATGTTTTTCTCCCAAAG ACAacgacaaagaaaaaaattacttcgGCATTCAGTTTTCCTAGAATCATAGATATGGGAAAGAAAGCACAGAACCCTCCAGAATCAGATCTAATTTATGAACTGTCAGCCATACTGATTCACAAGGGTACCGCTGTAAATAGTGGACATTATGTGGCACATATTAAGGATGAAAATAGTGGCCAGTGGTGGGAATTTGATGATGAACATGTTTCTAAGTTAGGTTTCCACCCATTCGGGGAGAACTCCTCAAAGTCGTCTAAGAAACTTGAGACATTGCAATCGGTTGATTGTCCTGTAAAGGATGAACATGTTGTCAATGGTGGCCATGCGGATACTGGCCGGTTGTCAGTTTCTGGTTCCAATTTGTTTGCCCATGAGGAGATCTTCTCTTCCACTGATGCGTATATGTTGATGTATAATCGCATAAACATCAATGGTTGTGAGGTGAAATCTCATAGGACTTGTAGGGTTGATGATATGGGTTTGAACGCAAAGAGCTCTGCTCTTCCCCTTCATTTGTCAGAAGAAATACAAGAGTTAAATACATCATATGACACTGCTTGCAAAGAATATCAGGCAAAAAAGGACAGCCAGGTTGCTTATATATCAGAACGGCGGGAAGAGGTTAAATCATTTCTTTCTGAAGCTCCCGTTAAGCCACTTGAAGAGCCATACTGCTGGATTTCAACTGAGTGGCTTCGTCAATGGTCTGATACTATTGCACCTTC CTCCATTGACAATAGTGTGATTCAGTGTTCACATGGAAAAGTTCCAATTACAAAGGTCACTCAAATGAAGCGATTGTCGAAAACCATCTGGCAGAAATTGCTCTCCAAG TATGGTGGCGGTCCGACTTTGACCAATGGTGACTACTGCATTGATTGTATCAAAGAAAGGGCTGGGACCTCAGTTTCGGCAGATGATTACAGAGAACGAAGGGCTTCCTTCAGGGAACTAGCAGAGGCTTGCCTTGCTGGAAATCAACCCAATTCTTCATATTTTGTGTCCAAGACATG GTTGGTGCACTGGCTGCGAAGGAAAAATGCTGATTGTCCTTCTGACGCTGATGCTGGACCAACGTCTTCACTGAGATGCCCCCATGGTGACCTTCTTCCTGAGCAAGCTGCTGGGGCAAAGCGAGTGGTGGTGCCTGAAAGTCTCTGGCTGTTCTTCTATGAAACTGCTTGTTCAGTAAACCCTGATGATTTATTGGGTTGCTTTGCCTTCCCTTCTGATTCTGTTCCATGTGAAATTTGTAGCCGGGACCTGTCAGAGGTTGCCTGCTTGGAGGGTAGTATTAG AGCAGCTAAACTTCGACAACGGCAGAATCATGAAAAGTTAATACAAGGGAAAAGTTTTGCACTCAATCCTGGTAGCAAGTACTTCTTGATTCCCTCTTGGTGGTTAGCTAAATGGAGAGCATATTTGAATGCAACTGGGAAAAATACGTCTTATTCCCTAGAACCTGAAAGTTTAGAAGTGATTATAGACTCACTTATCTGTAAGCAG CACTCACGGTTACTGGAAAAGCCTCTTGAGTTGGTTTGCAAACGTGGGGTGATTAATCAGAGGGTCTCAACT ACTGATGGGCTGACCATTATTCCAGAGAGTGATTGGAAGCTATTTTGTGAAGAGTGGAATCTTCCAGAGACAAAAGGCATAAGTGCTGAAATTACTTTAACCAACAGCTCATCAAGTGGATTACTTGGATCTTGCAAAGAGACGCCAATATCAGATGAAGACTTGAAGCATTCAATTGATGAATCAAATGATGAGCTAGAGGCTAGAGAACCTTTTATCATAACCATTCCAGAG ATATGTGAATCCTGCATCggagaaaaagaaagttgtGAATTAATGCGAAAGCTCAACTACTCTGAAGGAGACATATGTGTTCACCTAGTCCGTGGCAAGGAAGTTCCTCGTTCAATTTTAGAAGCATCATGTGCTGCCTCTGAGCCAGATCGTCGCACTTCTAAGAGATCAAGGAAAACATCATTTGGCAACTCAATCAATCTCAATGTCTCTGCCACCACATCTATTTACCAGCTCAAGATGATGATATGGGAAGCTTTTGGG GTTGTGAAGGAAAACCAAAAGCTTCATAAAGGCTCTGTAGAGATTGAGGGTGATACTGCTACTCTTGcggataaaaatatttttcccgGAGATGTTCTTTGGGTTAGAGACACCGAGATCCATGAGAATCGTGATATAGCTG ATGAACTTTCGGAACAAAAAACAGAGGCACAACTGGTTGAAGAAGGTTTTCGTGGGACTCTACTTATATCAGATGTGTACATTCAG gaTACATGA